A region from the Pseudonocardia petroleophila genome encodes:
- a CDS encoding phage holin family protein, giving the protein MSTETTSASRHAAVDPGDLSTGELVTRLSSQVTDLVRGELELARTELAEKGKRAGVGAGLAGAGGVVALYGVGALVAAAVAGLSLVLDVWLAALIVAVVMFVVAGVLALLGRSQIRRAVPPVPEAAVDSVGRDVDTVKAAVRR; this is encoded by the coding sequence ATGAGCACCGAAACAACGTCCGCCTCGCGGCACGCCGCCGTGGACCCCGGCGATCTGTCCACCGGCGAGCTGGTGACCCGCCTGTCCAGCCAGGTCACCGACCTGGTGCGCGGCGAGCTGGAACTGGCCCGCACCGAGCTGGCCGAGAAGGGCAAGCGCGCGGGCGTCGGCGCGGGCCTGGCCGGTGCCGGCGGGGTCGTCGCGCTCTACGGGGTCGGCGCGCTGGTGGCGGCCGCCGTCGCCGGGCTCTCCCTCGTCCTCGACGTGTGGCTGGCCGCGCTGATCGTCGCCGTGGTGATGTTCGTGGTGGCGGGCGTGCTCGCGCTGCTCGGCCGCTCGCAGATCCGCCGGGCGGTCCCGCCGGTGCCGGAGGCGGCCGTCGACTCCGTCGGCCGCGACGTCGACACCGTGAAGGCGGCGGTGCGGCGATGA
- the arsC gene encoding arsenate reductase (glutaredoxin) (This arsenate reductase requires both glutathione and glutaredoxin to convert arsenate to arsenite, after which the efflux transporter formed by ArsA and ArsB can extrude the arsenite from the cell, providing resistance.), with translation MIVWHNPRCSKSRGVLQVLAEAGVVPEVVRYLDTPPSRAEIEDVLRRLGTDDPAAIVRTGEAVYRELGLAGADRDTLLDALAAHPALIERPVVIDGDRAVLARPPERVRELLDRP, from the coding sequence GTGATCGTCTGGCACAACCCCCGCTGCTCGAAGAGCCGGGGCGTCCTGCAGGTGCTGGCCGAGGCCGGGGTGGTGCCCGAGGTGGTGCGCTACCTCGACACCCCGCCGTCGCGGGCCGAGATCGAGGACGTGCTGCGCCGCCTGGGCACCGACGATCCCGCCGCGATCGTCCGCACCGGCGAGGCCGTGTACCGCGAGCTGGGGCTGGCCGGGGCCGACCGCGACACCCTGCTCGACGCGCTCGCCGCCCACCCCGCGCTGATCGAGCGGCCGGTCGTGATCGACGGGGACCGGGCCGTACTGGCCCGCCCGCCGGAGCGGGTGCGTGAGCTGCTCGACCGCCCCTGA
- a CDS encoding alpha/beta fold hydrolase encodes MTTHTLALPDADLAYDVLGPLPPADGRPVLLMIGQPMDATGFRALTAQFPDRTCVTYDPRGIGRSTRRDGRVDNRPETQAADVHALIGALGAGPVDLFGSSGGAITGLELVATHPDDVRILVAHEPPLITTLPDAAAAARAEAGWREAYQAKGFGAGMAGFIAGTSWQGEFTDEFFAQPAPDPAAFGMPTEDDGNRDDPLLSDRSAAFTAHRLPVDALLAAPTRVVLAVGEESAGLLTGRTTVATAALLGQEATVFPSHHGGFMGGEFGYPGQPEAFGRTLREVLGG; translated from the coding sequence ATGACGACCCACACGCTCGCGCTGCCCGACGCCGACCTCGCCTACGACGTCCTCGGCCCCCTGCCCCCCGCCGACGGCCGCCCGGTGCTGCTGATGATCGGCCAGCCGATGGACGCCACCGGCTTCCGCGCGCTGACCGCGCAGTTCCCCGACCGCACCTGCGTCACCTACGACCCGCGCGGGATCGGCCGCAGCACGCGCAGGGACGGCCGGGTCGACAACCGCCCCGAGACCCAGGCCGCCGACGTCCACGCGCTGATCGGGGCGCTCGGCGCGGGCCCGGTCGACCTGTTCGGCAGCAGCGGGGGCGCGATCACCGGGCTCGAGCTCGTCGCGACGCACCCCGACGACGTGCGCATCCTGGTGGCGCACGAGCCCCCGCTGATCACCACCCTCCCCGACGCCGCGGCCGCCGCGCGCGCCGAGGCGGGCTGGCGCGAGGCGTACCAGGCCAAGGGGTTCGGGGCCGGCATGGCCGGCTTCATCGCGGGGACGTCGTGGCAGGGCGAGTTCACCGACGAGTTCTTCGCGCAGCCCGCCCCGGACCCGGCCGCGTTCGGGATGCCGACCGAGGACGACGGGAACCGCGACGACCCGCTGCTGTCCGACCGGTCCGCGGCGTTCACCGCCCACCGCCTGCCTGTCGACGCGCTGCTCGCGGCCCCGACGCGGGTCGTGCTGGCCGTGGGCGAGGAGTCGGCGGGCCTGCTCACCGGCCGCACCACGGTGGCCACGGCCGCGCTGCTCGGGCAGGAGGCGACCGTGTTCCCCAGCCACCACGGCGGCTTCATGGGCGGCGAGTTCGGCTACCCGGGGCAGCCCGAGGCGTTCGGGCGGACGCTGCGCGAGGTCCTCGGCGGCTGA
- a CDS encoding geranylgeranyl reductase family protein: MGDVADVAVVGAGPAGAATALRLLQLRPDAHVLLLDAADFPRDKVCGDGVAPHVVAMVDALGGPDLTAFGPPVWGLRVRSPGGRTVDARCDDPSRVIPRTVLDAALVDAAVARGAVLRRHRVRRLDVRPDRVVLDGEIAARVVVGADGAHSAVRRALGAPPAPARSTALAVRGYTDSGADPDALVIAFARARPPAYAWSFPLPGGGANVGYGVFGSAVPTSRRELLDRLAEELPGPLPAHVRGHHLPLSTGPRFQPDGRVLLVGDAAALVNPVTGEGIFYGVASGALAARAALRGDGAGAAYRAALRRALGRHHRHVGALARAVPHGRFVDAAVVAAGRDRRVFDAVVEVGLGRGTASARVLASIVADYVRLR; this comes from the coding sequence ATGGGAGACGTGGCGGACGTCGCCGTGGTCGGGGCCGGGCCCGCGGGTGCGGCCACCGCGCTGCGACTGCTGCAGCTGCGCCCGGACGCGCACGTCCTGCTGCTCGACGCGGCCGACTTCCCCCGCGACAAGGTGTGCGGCGACGGCGTCGCCCCGCACGTGGTGGCCATGGTCGACGCCCTCGGCGGGCCGGACCTCACCGCCTTCGGCCCGCCGGTGTGGGGGCTGCGGGTGCGCTCGCCGGGCGGGCGCACCGTGGACGCCCGGTGCGACGACCCGAGCCGGGTGATCCCGCGGACCGTCCTCGACGCGGCGCTCGTCGACGCCGCCGTGGCCCGCGGCGCGGTGCTGCGGCGCCACCGCGTGCGCCGGCTGGACGTGCGGCCGGACCGGGTCGTCCTCGACGGGGAGATCGCCGCGCGCGTCGTGGTCGGGGCCGACGGCGCGCACTCCGCGGTGCGCCGCGCGCTCGGCGCCCCGCCCGCGCCCGCGCGGTCCACGGCGCTGGCCGTGCGCGGCTACACCGACTCCGGCGCCGACCCCGACGCGCTGGTCATCGCGTTCGCCCGGGCCCGCCCACCCGCGTACGCGTGGTCGTTCCCGCTGCCCGGCGGCGGCGCGAACGTCGGCTACGGGGTGTTCGGGTCGGCCGTGCCCACGAGCAGGCGGGAGCTGCTGGACCGCCTCGCCGAGGAGCTCCCCGGGCCGCTCCCGGCGCACGTGCGCGGGCACCACCTCCCGCTCTCCACCGGGCCGCGCTTCCAGCCCGACGGCCGGGTCCTGCTCGTCGGCGACGCCGCGGCGCTGGTCAACCCGGTGACCGGCGAGGGCATCTTCTACGGGGTCGCCTCCGGCGCGCTGGCCGCCCGGGCCGCGCTGCGCGGCGACGGGGCCGGGGCCGCGTACCGGGCGGCGCTGCGGCGGGCGCTGGGGCGCCACCACCGCCACGTCGGGGCGCTCGCCCGCGCGGTGCCGCACGGCCGGTTCGTCGACGCCGCCGTGGTCGCGGCGGGCCGGGACCGCCGGGTGTTCGACGCGGTCGTCGAGGTGGGGCTGGGCCGCGGCACGGCCTCGGCCCGCGTGCTGGCGTCGATCGTGGCCGACTACGTCCGGCTCAGGTGA
- a CDS encoding ABC transporter permease: MRAVPARLVQALVTLAGAGALVFGMLAVTPGDPARRVLEARGVTEPSPPAIAAVRAELRLDDPLPLRFLRWAADAVTGDLGISWRTGQPVALEFAARLPATLRLTGAALVLAVALALLLGAAAAAAPGRWPDVVSRVVALGMLVVPSFVLGVVVLDVVVVGAGLGRVIADGTWATVFLPALTLALASGATWSRVLRTGLLEARSAPYLRVSAARGASPGRRLRVHELPNAAAPFLTVVGLGTAALIGGAPVVESVFTWPGVGRYTVEAIDARDMPVVVGFTLVAVVVYVVTSLVVDLLCALIDPRLRRDAR, translated from the coding sequence GTGCGCGCCGTACCGGCCCGGCTGGTGCAGGCCCTGGTCACGCTGGCCGGGGCCGGGGCGCTGGTGTTCGGGATGCTCGCGGTGACCCCGGGCGATCCCGCCCGGCGCGTGCTGGAGGCGCGCGGGGTGACCGAGCCGAGCCCGCCCGCGATCGCCGCGGTCCGGGCGGAGCTGCGCCTGGACGACCCGCTGCCGCTGCGGTTCCTCCGGTGGGCCGCCGACGCGGTGACCGGGGACCTCGGGATCTCCTGGCGGACCGGGCAGCCGGTGGCGCTGGAGTTCGCCGCGCGGCTGCCCGCGACCCTGCGGCTCACCGGGGCGGCACTCGTACTGGCCGTCGCGCTGGCGCTGCTGCTCGGCGCGGCGGCCGCGGCCGCCCCCGGGCGGTGGCCGGACGTCGTCTCGCGGGTGGTGGCGCTCGGGATGCTCGTCGTGCCGAGCTTCGTGCTCGGCGTCGTCGTCCTCGACGTGGTCGTGGTCGGGGCGGGGCTGGGCCGGGTGATCGCCGACGGGACCTGGGCCACGGTGTTCCTGCCCGCGCTGACGCTCGCGCTGGCGTCGGGGGCGACCTGGTCGCGGGTGCTGCGCACCGGCCTGCTGGAGGCCCGCTCGGCGCCCTACCTGCGGGTCAGCGCCGCGCGCGGGGCGTCGCCGGGCCGGCGGCTGCGGGTGCACGAGCTGCCGAACGCGGCGGCGCCGTTCCTCACGGTCGTCGGGCTGGGCACCGCGGCGCTGATCGGCGGGGCGCCCGTCGTCGAGAGCGTGTTCACCTGGCCCGGCGTCGGCCGCTACACCGTGGAGGCGATCGACGCCCGGGACATGCCGGTCGTCGTCGGGTTCACGCTCGTCGCGGTCGTGGTCTACGTGGTGACGAGCCTGGTCGTCGACCTGCTGTGCGCCCTCATCGACCCCCGGCTGCGGCGGGACGCGCGGTGA
- a CDS encoding ABC transporter substrate-binding protein, producing the protein MPTRPLPALLALLAVLLAGCATTGPGPATADAPPTLTIATGFAIDDLDPIENGFWGPEFGYVELLMHPERDGDPTPWVLSGLANPGPLTWVLDLNDGVTFQNGAPLDGAALAALLTFQLAENPDLAAGLPGATAAATGPLQAVLTTARPAPNVPALLADESMVPVYDVAAYRAHRASGAPAADLPAAGLYTGPYVVDSLDAESMQLSPRQGYWDGVPALDDLTVRFVPEVSARIQAVQAGEADIALYPPTASAQTLDGRTDAFFVTGEPVGPTFVLEFNQRTAPFDDPLVRRAVYAAVDYDQIAGQVMNGLYAPATGLYTDSRPWAERTQRTDTAAAGALLDRAGWVREGDGPRTREGVPLAFTMLTYPQQPDSDTLALAVQSQLAALGVGVEIRQVPDITSAVEEPAGWQAAVRGNGFISFGGDYVTPLNTYLRSGGPGNVTGIADPELDALIDSVAVELDPAARDDLLRRIQTRVADDGYLAYLGIRLPAVVAGPAWRGYEVPISNLWVDARTAPAA; encoded by the coding sequence GTGCCGACCCGTCCCCTGCCGGCGCTCCTCGCGCTGCTCGCGGTCCTGCTGGCCGGCTGCGCGACCACCGGCCCCGGGCCCGCGACCGCCGACGCGCCCCCGACGCTGACGATCGCCACCGGCTTCGCGATCGACGACCTCGACCCGATCGAGAACGGGTTCTGGGGCCCGGAGTTCGGCTACGTCGAGCTGCTCATGCACCCCGAGCGCGACGGCGACCCGACGCCGTGGGTGCTGTCCGGCCTGGCCAACCCCGGCCCGCTGACCTGGGTGCTCGACCTGAACGACGGCGTCACCTTCCAGAACGGCGCCCCCCTCGACGGTGCCGCCCTGGCCGCGCTGCTGACCTTCCAGCTCGCCGAGAACCCCGACCTCGCCGCCGGGCTCCCCGGGGCGACGGCCGCCGCGACCGGGCCGCTGCAGGCCGTGCTGACCACCGCGCGCCCCGCGCCGAACGTGCCCGCCCTGCTGGCCGACGAGTCGATGGTGCCCGTCTACGACGTGGCCGCCTACCGGGCCCACCGCGCGTCGGGCGCGCCCGCGGCGGACCTGCCGGCCGCGGGCCTCTACACCGGGCCCTACGTCGTCGACTCCCTCGACGCGGAGTCGATGCAGCTCTCCCCGCGGCAGGGCTACTGGGACGGCGTCCCCGCGCTCGACGACCTCACCGTGCGGTTCGTGCCGGAGGTCTCGGCGCGGATCCAGGCCGTGCAGGCCGGGGAGGCCGACATCGCGCTGTACCCGCCGACGGCGTCGGCGCAGACCCTCGACGGCCGCACCGACGCGTTCTTCGTGACCGGCGAGCCCGTCGGCCCGACGTTCGTGCTCGAGTTCAACCAGCGCACGGCCCCCTTCGACGACCCGCTGGTCCGCCGCGCGGTCTACGCCGCCGTCGACTACGACCAGATCGCCGGGCAGGTCATGAACGGCCTCTACGCGCCGGCCACCGGGCTCTACACCGACTCGCGTCCCTGGGCGGAGCGGACGCAGCGCACCGACACTGCCGCCGCGGGCGCGCTGCTCGACCGGGCGGGCTGGGTCCGCGAGGGCGACGGACCCCGCACCCGCGAGGGCGTGCCGCTGGCCTTCACGATGCTCACCTACCCGCAGCAGCCCGACTCCGACACGCTCGCGCTGGCCGTGCAGTCGCAGCTCGCGGCGCTCGGGGTGGGGGTGGAGATCCGGCAGGTCCCCGACATCACCTCGGCGGTCGAGGAGCCCGCGGGGTGGCAGGCCGCGGTGCGCGGCAACGGGTTCATCTCCTTCGGCGGCGACTACGTCACCCCGCTGAACACCTACCTGCGCAGCGGCGGTCCGGGCAACGTCACCGGGATCGCCGACCCGGAGCTCGACGCGCTGATCGACTCGGTCGCGGTCGAGCTCGACCCCGCCGCCCGCGACGACCTGCTGCGGCGGATCCAGACGCGCGTGGCCGACGACGGCTACCTCGCCTACCTCGGCATCCGCCTGCCCGCCGTGGTCGCCGGCCCCGCGTGGCGCGGCTACGAGGTGCCGATCTCCAACCTCTGGGTGGACGCCCGCACCGCGCCGGCCGCCTGA
- a CDS encoding DUF3618 domain-containing protein: MTGAHRAENVGSDDTRTVADLVAETPAAPVDPDRPVVDARTPEDKRAAIEDLRAELGDTVSELAHRVDVPSRVKARGEEVTAQAKAGLERAQTALDENAPQVGRVVRERPGSVAAAAVAAVLAVLVVNRLRRRNA, translated from the coding sequence ATGACCGGCGCGCACCGGGCCGAGAACGTCGGCTCCGACGACACCCGGACCGTGGCCGACCTGGTGGCCGAGACCCCGGCGGCGCCGGTGGATCCGGACCGCCCCGTCGTCGACGCGCGGACCCCCGAGGACAAGCGGGCCGCGATCGAGGACCTGCGTGCCGAGCTCGGCGACACCGTCTCCGAGCTCGCCCACCGCGTCGACGTCCCGTCCCGGGTGAAGGCCCGCGGCGAGGAGGTCACGGCCCAGGCGAAGGCCGGGCTCGAGCGCGCGCAGACGGCGCTCGACGAGAACGCCCCGCAGGTCGGGCGGGTCGTGCGCGAACGTCCCGGATCCGTCGCCGCCGCGGCCGTCGCCGCCGTCCTCGCCGTGCTGGTGGTGAACCGCCTGCGCCGACGGAACGCCTGA
- a CDS encoding methyltransferase domain-containing protein: MATLRATRPRNDPGQYDDLAAQWWDPRGGFAMLHWLAEARAALVPRADRPGAVLVDLGCGAGLLAPHVAGKGYHHVGVDLTASALRQAREHGVTAVRGDVAHVPLADGCADVVAAGEILEHVTDLPAVVAQACRLLRPGGLLVIDTIAATALARVVAVTLAERLPGGPPPGIHDPALFVDRSELVRECARHGVDLQIWGVRPSLVDAVRSWPRVRMVRVPTTAVLFQGAGRRR; the protein is encoded by the coding sequence GTGGCCACCCTCCGCGCGACCCGTCCGCGCAACGACCCGGGCCAGTACGACGACCTCGCCGCCCAGTGGTGGGACCCGCGCGGCGGCTTCGCGATGCTGCACTGGCTCGCCGAGGCCCGGGCGGCGCTCGTGCCGCGGGCCGACCGCCCCGGTGCCGTGCTCGTCGACCTCGGCTGCGGCGCCGGCCTGCTCGCCCCGCACGTCGCCGGGAAGGGGTACCACCACGTCGGCGTCGATCTCACCGCGTCGGCGCTGCGGCAGGCCCGCGAGCACGGTGTCACCGCCGTCCGGGGCGACGTCGCGCACGTCCCGCTGGCCGACGGGTGCGCCGACGTCGTCGCGGCGGGGGAGATCCTGGAGCACGTCACCGACCTGCCCGCGGTCGTCGCGCAGGCCTGCCGGCTGCTGCGCCCCGGTGGGCTGCTGGTGATCGACACGATCGCGGCGACCGCGCTGGCCCGCGTCGTGGCCGTGACGCTGGCCGAGCGCCTGCCCGGGGGGCCGCCGCCGGGCATCCACGACCCGGCGCTGTTCGTCGACCGGTCCGAGCTGGTGCGCGAGTGCGCCCGGCACGGCGTCGACCTGCAGATCTGGGGCGTCCGGCCGTCGCTGGTCGACGCCGTGCGGTCGTGGCCCCGCGTGCGGATGGTCCGGGTCCCGACCACCGCGGTGCTGTTCCAGGGCGCGGGGCGGCGCCGGTGA
- a CDS encoding bifunctional 3-(3-hydroxy-phenyl)propionate/3-hydroxycinnamic acid hydroxylase — protein MPGVVVVGAGPTGLAVAGLLGRLGVPVTVLDRHTEPYARPRAVHLDGAAVRVLQHLGVHEEFAAISRPATGLRLLDAAHRPFAVFRRDTAPGVHGHPEANLFDQPDLEAVLRAAVRRAGVPVRGGVEVTGVSDDGDGPHVVLAGGERVPAAAVLGCDGAGSTVAAAIGSGTRVLGFAQRWLVVDLRSPAGIAGWGGVDQVCDPRRAATALHLTGDRYRVELRMHDGETADGLDLPALLAPWASPGSYTVVRRAEYVFRAQLARRWRRGRVLLLGDAAHLMPPFIGQGLGTGLGDAHNLAWKLAAVLDGRAGEDLLDTYEAERAPHVVAVTRAAVRVGRAMTGGNGLFAALRRPVVAGLLRLPGAEARALAGIRTRYPPSAWVDRRVRRGDLPGTVCPQPAVRGSGGRGGDLRSRVLLDELLGPGWALLAAGPTDAGPTDAGPIDAALGRRAGALGARAVVVDDPVLRGWLARGRAGAVLLRPDRVVAAVSRT, from the coding sequence GTGCCGGGCGTCGTGGTGGTCGGGGCGGGCCCCACCGGGCTCGCCGTCGCGGGGCTGCTCGGGCGGCTCGGTGTGCCGGTCACCGTGCTCGACCGGCACACCGAGCCCTACGCCCGGCCGCGGGCCGTGCACCTGGACGGGGCGGCCGTGCGGGTCCTGCAGCACCTCGGCGTGCACGAGGAGTTCGCGGCGATCAGCCGCCCGGCCACCGGGCTGCGCCTGCTCGACGCGGCGCACCGCCCGTTCGCGGTGTTCCGCCGCGACACCGCCCCCGGCGTCCACGGCCATCCCGAGGCCAACCTGTTCGACCAGCCCGACCTCGAGGCCGTGCTGCGCGCGGCGGTGCGGCGGGCGGGCGTCCCGGTGCGCGGCGGCGTCGAGGTCACCGGGGTGTCCGACGACGGCGACGGGCCGCACGTCGTCCTCGCGGGCGGTGAGCGGGTCCCGGCCGCCGCGGTGCTCGGTTGTGACGGGGCCGGCAGCACCGTCGCGGCCGCGATCGGGTCCGGGACGCGGGTGCTGGGGTTCGCCCAGCGCTGGCTCGTCGTCGACCTGCGCAGCCCGGCCGGGATCGCGGGCTGGGGCGGCGTCGACCAGGTCTGCGACCCGCGCCGGGCCGCCACCGCCCTGCACCTCACCGGCGACCGGTACCGGGTGGAGCTCCGGATGCACGACGGCGAGACCGCGGACGGCCTCGACCTGCCGGCCCTGCTCGCCCCGTGGGCGTCGCCCGGGTCGTACACCGTCGTGCGGCGGGCCGAGTACGTCTTCCGCGCGCAGCTCGCCCGGCGCTGGCGGCGCGGTCGCGTGCTGCTCCTCGGCGACGCCGCGCACCTCATGCCGCCGTTCATCGGGCAGGGCCTGGGCACCGGCCTCGGGGACGCCCACAACCTCGCCTGGAAGCTCGCCGCCGTCCTCGACGGGCGGGCGGGCGAGGACCTGCTCGACACCTACGAGGCCGAACGGGCACCGCACGTCGTCGCGGTGACCCGCGCGGCCGTGCGGGTCGGGCGGGCCATGACCGGCGGCAACGGGTTGTTCGCCGCCCTGCGCCGGCCCGTCGTCGCCGGGCTGCTGCGGCTGCCCGGCGCGGAGGCGCGGGCCCTGGCCGGGATCCGGACGCGGTACCCGCCGAGCGCGTGGGTGGACCGCCGCGTCCGGCGCGGGGACCTGCCCGGGACCGTCTGCCCGCAGCCCGCCGTGCGCGGAAGCGGCGGCCGGGGCGGGGATCTCCGCTCACGAGTCCTGCTGGACGAGCTGCTCGGGCCGGGCTGGGCCCTGCTGGCCGCCGGCCCCACCGACGCCGGCCCGACCGACGCCGGCCCGATCGACGCCGCGCTGGGACGCCGGGCCGGCGCGCTCGGCGCCCGTGCCGTCGTCGTCGACGACCCCGTGCTGCGCGGCTGGCTCGCGCGCGGCCGGGCCGGCGCCGTCCTGCTGCGCCCGGACCGCGTCGTCGCCGCGGTGTCCCGGACCTGA
- a CDS encoding UbiA family prenyltransferase has translation MRPAEFGPGPDGSVTRRVLALARSCHPEPTVAVTALVTALAVTTGRDSVGVLLVAAAVLTGQLSIGWLNDHLDAGRDRAVGRTDKPAAAGVVDPRTVGVAALVAAVLCVPLSLASGVLAGGLHLVAVAAGLAYDLGLKATRASVVPYAVCFGLLPVFVVLGSGGAPPWWLPVAGALLGSGAHFANVLPDLDDDLATGVRGLPHRLGAARSRIAAAALLLAASVVLAGGVSGSGAVPVGVLVAAPVVAGAVLVAGFRVGRRPGSRAPFRAVLVVALIDVVLLVAAGPALVT, from the coding sequence ATGCGGCCTGCCGAGTTCGGCCCCGGTCCGGACGGATCGGTCACACGGCGCGTGCTGGCACTGGCCCGGTCCTGCCATCCGGAGCCGACCGTCGCGGTCACCGCACTGGTCACCGCGCTCGCCGTCACCACCGGGCGCGACTCCGTCGGGGTGCTGCTCGTGGCCGCCGCGGTGCTCACCGGGCAGCTCTCGATCGGCTGGCTCAACGACCACCTCGACGCCGGTCGCGACCGGGCCGTCGGCCGCACCGACAAGCCCGCGGCCGCCGGGGTCGTCGACCCGCGGACGGTGGGGGTCGCGGCCCTCGTCGCCGCGGTGCTCTGCGTGCCGCTGTCACTGGCCTCCGGGGTGCTCGCCGGCGGGCTGCACCTGGTCGCCGTCGCCGCCGGGCTGGCCTACGACCTGGGGCTCAAGGCCACGCGGGCGTCGGTCGTGCCGTACGCGGTGTGCTTCGGGCTGCTGCCGGTGTTCGTCGTGCTGGGCTCGGGGGGTGCGCCGCCGTGGTGGCTGCCGGTGGCGGGGGCGCTGCTCGGGTCGGGGGCGCACTTCGCGAACGTCCTGCCCGATCTCGACGACGACCTGGCCACCGGGGTGCGCGGCCTGCCGCACCGCCTCGGCGCGGCGCGCAGCCGGATCGCGGCGGCGGCCCTGCTGCTGGCCGCGTCGGTCGTGCTCGCGGGCGGCGTCTCGGGGTCCGGGGCGGTGCCGGTCGGGGTGCTCGTCGCGGCCCCGGTGGTGGCGGGCGCCGTGCTCGTCGCCGGGTTCCGGGTGGGTCGCCGCCCCGGGTCGCGGGCGCCGTTCCGCGCGGTGCTGGTCGTGGCGCTGATCGACGTCGTGCTGCTCGTCGCGGCGGGACCGGCGCTCGTCACCTGA
- a CDS encoding ABC transporter permease, whose product MTAVVAVPEARAGVWRALLRRPAARAGLVLAAALAAAALVGPFLAVDPDLPDYADQLAAPSAAHWLGTDQSGRDLLARSLAGARTSLGAALLVMAIASVVGLVVGTVAGSVGGRVDAVLTRLTDVLLGLPSLVLTLAVVGVLGPGFGNLVLAMSATSWAGLARLARSVARGSDRRPDVVAARMAGVGRVRVALGHVLPAAASQVAVAATLGLGETVLALGGLSFLGLGAQPPTAEWGNMLATGRATFAYAPWQLVGPGVGLVLTVTAAALISDALRDVTDPGRPG is encoded by the coding sequence GTGACCGCCGTCGTGGCCGTCCCCGAGGCCCGCGCCGGGGTGTGGCGCGCGCTGCTGCGCCGCCCGGCCGCGCGCGCGGGGCTGGTGCTGGCCGCGGCGCTGGCCGCGGCGGCGCTGGTCGGGCCGTTCCTGGCCGTCGACCCCGACCTGCCCGACTACGCCGACCAGCTCGCCGCCCCGAGCGCCGCGCACTGGCTGGGCACCGACCAGTCCGGCCGCGACCTGCTCGCACGCAGCCTCGCCGGCGCGCGGACGTCGCTGGGCGCGGCCCTGCTGGTCATGGCCATCGCGTCGGTGGTCGGGCTCGTCGTCGGCACCGTCGCGGGGTCGGTCGGCGGACGGGTCGACGCCGTGCTCACCCGCCTCACCGACGTCCTGCTGGGGCTGCCGTCGCTGGTGCTCACCCTGGCCGTGGTCGGGGTGCTCGGGCCCGGCTTCGGGAACCTGGTGCTCGCGATGTCGGCCACGAGCTGGGCCGGGCTCGCGCGGCTGGCCCGCAGCGTCGCCCGCGGCAGCGACCGGCGGCCCGACGTCGTCGCGGCCCGGATGGCCGGGGTCGGGCGGGTGCGGGTGGCGCTGGGGCACGTGCTGCCCGCGGCGGCGTCGCAGGTCGCGGTGGCGGCGACGCTCGGGCTGGGGGAGACCGTGCTCGCGCTCGGCGGGCTGTCGTTCCTCGGGCTCGGGGCGCAGCCGCCGACCGCGGAGTGGGGCAACATGCTCGCGACCGGCCGCGCCACGTTCGCCTACGCCCCGTGGCAGCTGGTCGGGCCCGGCGTGGGGCTGGTCCTCACCGTCACCGCGGCCGCGCTGATCAGCGACGCGCTGCGCGACGTCACCGACCCGGGGCGTCCCGGGTGA